From a region of the Oncorhynchus keta strain PuntledgeMale-10-30-2019 chromosome 13, Oket_V2, whole genome shotgun sequence genome:
- the LOC127906584 gene encoding collagen alpha-2(I) chain-like isoform X17: MQTKWHPIPYFGHYFRSGPIGRWLKVGHYFRSGPIGMWLKVGHYFRSGPIGRWLKVGHYFRSGPIGMWLKVGHYFRSGPIGRWLKVGHYFRSGPIGMWLKVGHYFRSGPIGMWLKVGHYFRSGPIGRWLKVGHYFRSGPIGMWLKVGHYFRSGPIGRWLKVGHYFRSGPIGRWLKVGHYFRSGPIGRWLKVGHYFRSGPIGMWLKVGHYFRSGPIGRWLKVGHYFRSGPIGRWLKVGHYFRSGPIGRWLKVGHYFRSGPIGMWLKVGHYFRSGPIGRWLKVGHYFRSGPIGMWLKVGHYFRSGPIGMWLKVGHYFRSGPIGMWLKVGHYFRSGPIGIWLKVGHEREKGAIWKAGFVSTSCHFVHLGFLGDVLLRLRLSQ; the protein is encoded by the exons ATGcagaccaaatggcaccctattccctattttgggcactactttagatcaggacccatagggaggtggttaaaagtagggcactactttagatcaggacccatagggatgtggttaaaagtagggcactactttagatcaggtcCCATAGGGAGgtggttaaaagtagggcactactttagatcaggacccatagggatgtggttaaaagtagggcactactttagatcaggtcCCATAGGGAGgtggttaaaagtagggcactactttagatcaggacccatagggatgtggttaaaagtagggcactactttagatcaggtcCCATAGGGATgtggttaaaagtagggcactactttagatcaggtcCCATAGGGAGgtggttaaaagtagggcactactttagatcaggacccatagggatgtggttaaaagtagggcactactttagatcag gacccatagggaggtggttaaaagtagggcactactttagatcaggtcCAATAGGGAGgtggttaaaagtagggcactactttagatcaggtcCAATAGGGAGgtggttaaaagtagggcactactttagatcaggtcCAATAGGGATgtggttaaaagtagggcactactttagatcaggacccatagggaggtggttaaaagtagggcactactttagatcaggtcCAATAGGGAGgtggttaaaagtagggcactactttagatcaggtcCCATAGGGAGgtggttaaaagtagggcactactttagatcaggtcCCATAGGGATgtggttaaaagtagggcactactttagatcaggtcCCATAGGGAGgtggttaaaagtagggcactactttagatcaggtcCCATAGGGATgtggttaaaagtagggcactactttagatcaggtcCAATAGGGATgtggttaaaagtagggcactactttagatcagggcccatagggatgtggttaaaagtagggcactactttagatcaggtcCCATAGGGATatggttaaaagtagggcacgaaagggaaaagggtgccatttggaaagcAGGTTTTGTTTCTACTTCCTGTCACTTTGTA
- the LOC127906584 gene encoding collagen alpha-2(I) chain-like isoform X22 gives MQTKWHPIPYFGHYFRSGPIGRWLKVGHYFRSGPIGMWLKVGHYFRSGPIGRWLKVGHYFRSGPIGMWLKVGHYFRSGPIGMWLKVGHYFRSGPIGMWLKVGHYFRSGPIGRWLKVGHYFRSGPIGMWLKVGHYFRSGPIGMWLKVGHYFRSGPIGRWLKVGHYFRSGPIGRWLKVGHYFRSGPIGRWLKVGHYFRSGPIGMWLKVGHYFRSGPIGRWLKVGHYFRSGPIGRWLKVGHYFRSGPIGRWLKVGHYFRSGPIGMWLKVGHYFRSGPIGRWLKVGHYFRSGPIGMWLKVGHYFRSGPIGMWLKVGHYFRSGPIGMWLKVGHYFRSGPIGIWLKVGHEREKGAIWKAGFVSTSCHFVHLGFLGDVLLRLRLSQ, from the exons ATGcagaccaaatggcaccctattccctattttgggcactactttagatcaggacccatagggaggtggttaaaagtagggcactactttagatcaggacccatagggatgtggttaaaagtagggcactactttagatcaggtcCCATAGGGAGgtggttaaaagtagggcactactttagatcaggacccatagggat gtggttaaaagtagggcactactttagatcaggacccatagggat gtggttaaaagtagggcactactttagatcaggacccatagggatgtggttaaaagtagggcactactttagatcaggtcCCATAGGGAGgtggttaaaagtagggcactactttagatcaggtcCCATAGGGATgtggttaaaagtagggcactactttagatcaggtcCCATAGGGATgtggttaaaagtagggcactactttagatcaggacccatagggaggtggttaaaagtagggcactactttagatcaggtcCAATAGGGAGgtggttaaaagtagggcactactttagatcaggtcCAATAGGGAGgtggttaaaagtagggcactactttagatcaggtcCAATAGGGATgtggttaaaagtagggcactactttagatcaggacccatagggaggtggttaaaagtagggcactactttagatcaggtcCAATAGGGAGgtggttaaaagtagggcactactttagatcaggtcCCATAGGGAGgtggttaaaagtagggcactactttagatcaggtcCCATAGGGATgtggttaaaagtagggcactactttagatcaggtcCCATAGGGAGgtggttaaaagtagggcactactttagatcaggtcCCATAGGGATgtggttaaaagtagggcactactttagatcaggtcCAATAGGGATgtggttaaaagtagggcactactttagatcagggcccatagggatgtggttaaaagtagggcactactttagatcaggtcCCATAGGGATatggttaaaagtagggcacgaaagggaaaagggtgccatttggaaagcAGGTTTTGTTTCTACTTCCTGTCACTTTGTA
- the LOC127906584 gene encoding collagen alpha-2(I) chain-like isoform X2: MQTKWHPIPYFGHYFRSGPIGRWLKVGHYFRSGPIGMWLKVGHYFRSGPIGRWLKVGHYFRSGPIGMWLKVGHYFRSGPIGRWLKVGHYFRSGPIGMWLKVGHYFRSGPIGMWLKVGHYFRSGPIGRWLKVGHYFRSGPIGMWLKVGHYFRSGPIGRWLKVGHYFRSGPIGMWLKVGHYFRSGPIGMWLKVGHYFRSGPIGRWLKVGHYFRSGPIGRWLKVGHYFRSGPIGRWLKVGHYFRSGPIGMWLKVGHYFRSGPIGRWLKVGHYFRSGPIGRWLKVGHYFRSGPIGMWLKVGHYFRSGPIGRWLKVGHYFRSGPIGMWLKVGHYFRSGPIGMWLKVGHYFRSGPIGMWLKVGHYFRSGPIGIWLKVGHEREKGAIWKAGFVSTSCHFVHLGFLGDVLLRLRLSQ, translated from the exons ATGcagaccaaatggcaccctattccctattttgggcactactttagatcaggacccatagggaggtggttaaaagtagggcactactttagatcaggacccatagggatgtggttaaaagtagggcactactttagatcaggtcCCATAGGGAGgtggttaaaagtagggcactactttagatcaggacccatagggatgtggttaaaagtagggcactactttagatcaggtcCCATAGGGAGgtggttaaaagtagggcactactttagatcaggacccatagggatgtggttaaaagtagggcactactttagatcaggtcCCATAGGGATgtggttaaaagtagggcactactttagatcaggtcCCATAGGGAGgtggttaaaagtagggcactactttagatcaggacccatagggatgtggttaaaagtagggcactactttagatcaggtcCCATAGGGAGgtggttaaaagtagggcactactttagatcaggtcCCATAGGGATgtggttaaaagtagggcactactttagatcaggtcCCATAGGGATgtggttaaaagtagggcactactttagatcaggacccatagggaggtggttaaaagtagggcactactttagatcaggtcCAATAGGGAGgtggttaaaagtagggcactactttagatcaggtcCAATAGGGAGgtggttaaaagtagggcactactttagatcaggtcCAATAGGGATgtggttaaaagtagggcactactttagatcaggacccatagggaggtggttaaaagtagggcactactttagatcaggtcCAATAGGGAG gtggttaaaagtagggcactactttagatcaggtcCCATAGGGATgtggttaaaagtagggcactactttagatcaggtcCCATAGGGAGgtggttaaaagtagggcactactttagatcaggtcCCATAGGGATgtggttaaaagtagggcactactttagatcaggtcCAATAGGGATgtggttaaaagtagggcactactttagatcagggcccatagggatgtggttaaaagtagggcactactttagatcaggtcCCATAGGGATatggttaaaagtagggcacgaaagggaaaagggtgccatttggaaagcAGGTTTTGTTTCTACTTCCTGTCACTTTGTA
- the LOC127906584 gene encoding collagen alpha-2(I) chain-like isoform X25 has protein sequence MQTKWHPIPYFGHYFRSGPIGRWLKVGHYFRSGPIGMWLKVGHYFRSGPIGRWLKVGHYFRSGPIGMWLKVGHYFRSGPIGMWLKVGHYFRSGPIGRWLKVGHYFRSGPIGMWLKVGHYFRSGPIGMWLKVGHYFRSGPIGRWLKVGHYFRSGPIGRWLKVGHYFRSGPIGRWLKVGHYFRSGPIGMWLKVGHYFRSGPIGRWLKVGHYFRSGPIGRWLKVGHYFRSGPIGRWLKVGHYFRSGPIGMWLKVGHYFRSGPIGRWLKVGHYFRSGPIGMWLKVGHYFRSGPIGMWLKVGHYFRSGPIGMWLKVGHYFRSGPIGIWLKVGHEREKGAIWKAGFVSTSCHFVHLGFLGDVLLRLRLSQ, from the exons ATGcagaccaaatggcaccctattccctattttgggcactactttagatcaggacccatagggaggtggttaaaagtagggcactactttagatcaggacccatagggatgtggttaaaagtagggcactactttagatcaggtcCCATAGGGAGgtggttaaaagtagggcactactttagatcaggacccatagggat gtggttaaaagtagggcactactttagatcaggacccatagggatgtggttaaaagtagggcactactttagatcaggtcCCATAGGGAGgtggttaaaagtagggcactactttagatcaggtcCCATAGGGATgtggttaaaagtagggcactactttagatcaggtcCCATAGGGATgtggttaaaagtagggcactactttagatcaggacccatagggaggtggttaaaagtagggcactactttagatcaggtcCAATAGGGAGgtggttaaaagtagggcactactttagatcaggtcCAATAGGGAGgtggttaaaagtagggcactactttagatcaggtcCAATAGGGATgtggttaaaagtagggcactactttagatcaggacccatagggaggtggttaaaagtagggcactactttagatcaggtcCAATAGGGAGgtggttaaaagtagggcactactttagatcaggtcCCATAGGGAGgtggttaaaagtagggcactactttagatcaggtcCCATAGGGATgtggttaaaagtagggcactactttagatcaggtcCCATAGGGAGgtggttaaaagtagggcactactttagatcaggtcCCATAGGGATgtggttaaaagtagggcactactttagatcaggtcCAATAGGGATgtggttaaaagtagggcactactttagatcagggcccatagggatgtggttaaaagtagggcactactttagatcaggtcCCATAGGGATatggttaaaagtagggcacgaaagggaaaagggtgccatttggaaagcAGGTTTTGTTTCTACTTCCTGTCACTTTGTA
- the LOC127906584 gene encoding collagen alpha-2(I) chain-like isoform X44, with product MQTKWHPIPYFGHYFRSGPIGRWLKVGHYFRSGPIGMWLKVGHYFRSGPIGRWLKVGHYFRSGPIGMWLKVGHYFRSGPIGRWLKVGHYFRSGPIGMWLKVGHYFRSGPIGMWLKVGHYFRSGPIGRWLKVGHYFRSGPIGRWLKVGHYFRSGPIGRWLKVGHYFRSGPIGRWLKVGHYFRSGPIGRWLKVGHYFRSGPIGMWLKVGHYFRSGPIGRWLKVGHYFRSGPIGMWLKVGHYFRSGPIGMWLKVGHYFRSGPIGMWLKVGHYFRSGPIGIWLKVGHEREKGAIWKAGFVSTSCHFVHLGFLGDVLLRLRLSQ from the exons ATGcagaccaaatggcaccctattccctattttgggcactactttagatcaggacccatagggaggtggttaaaagtagggcactactttagatcaggacccatagggatgtggttaaaagtagggcactactttagatcaggtcCCATAGGGAGgtggttaaaagtagggcactactttagatcaggacccatagggatgtggttaaaagtagggcactactttagatcaggtcCCATAGGGAGgtggttaaaagtagggcactactttagatcaggacccatagggatgtggttaaaagtagggcactactttagatcaggtcCCATAGGGATgtggttaaaagtagggcactactttagatcaggtcCCATAGGGAG gtggttaaaagtagggcactactttagatcaggtcCAATAGGGAGgtggttaaaagtagggcactactttagatcag gacccatagggaggtggttaaaagtagggcactactttagatcaggtcCAATAGGGAGgtggttaaaagtagggcactactttagatcaggtcCCATAGGGAGgtggttaaaagtagggcactactttagatcaggtcCCATAGGGATgtggttaaaagtagggcactactttagatcaggtcCCATAGGGAGgtggttaaaagtagggcactactttagatcaggtcCCATAGGGATgtggttaaaagtagggcactactttagatcaggtcCAATAGGGATgtggttaaaagtagggcactactttagatcagggcccatagggatgtggttaaaagtagggcactactttagatcaggtcCCATAGGGATatggttaaaagtagggcacgaaagggaaaagggtgccatttggaaagcAGGTTTTGTTTCTACTTCCTGTCACTTTGTA
- the LOC127906584 gene encoding collagen alpha-2(I) chain-like isoform X42, whose amino-acid sequence MQTKWHPIPYFGHYFRSGPIGRWLKVGHYFRSGPIGMWLKVGHYFRSGPIGRWLKVGHYFRSGPIGMWLKVGHYFRSGPIGRWLKVGHYFRSGPIGMWLKVGHYFRSGPIGMWLKVGHYFRSGPIGRWLKVGHYFRSGPIGMWLKVGHYFRSGPIGRWLKVGHYFRSGPIGRWLKVGHYFRSGPIGRWLKVGHYFRSGPIGMWLKVGHYFRSGPIGRWLKVGHYFRSGPIGMWLKVGHYFRSGPIGMWLKVGHYFRSGPIGMWLKVGHYFRSGPIGIWLKVGHEREKGAIWKAGFVSTSCHFVHLGFLGDVLLRLRLSQ is encoded by the exons ATGcagaccaaatggcaccctattccctattttgggcactactttagatcaggacccatagggaggtggttaaaagtagggcactactttagatcaggacccatagggatgtggttaaaagtagggcactactttagatcaggtcCCATAGGGAGgtggttaaaagtagggcactactttagatcaggacccatagggatgtggttaaaagtagggcactactttagatcaggtcCCATAGGGAGgtggttaaaagtagggcactactttagatcaggacccatagggatgtggttaaaagtagggcactactttagatcaggtcCCATAGGGATgtggttaaaagtagggcactactttagatcaggtcCCATAGGGAGgtggttaaaagtagggcactactttagatcaggacccatagggatgtggttaaaagtagggcactactttagatcag gacccatagggaggtggttaaaagtagggcactactttagatcaggtcCAATAGGGAGgtggttaaaagtagggcactactttagatcaggtcCCATAGGGAGgtggttaaaagtagggcactactttagatcaggtcCCATAGGGATgtggttaaaagtagggcactactttagatcaggtcCCATAGGGAGgtggttaaaagtagggcactactttagatcaggtcCCATAGGGATgtggttaaaagtagggcactactttagatcaggtcCAATAGGGATgtggttaaaagtagggcactactttagatcagggcccatagggatgtggttaaaagtagggcactactttagatcaggtcCCATAGGGATatggttaaaagtagggcacgaaagggaaaagggtgccatttggaaagcAGGTTTTGTTTCTACTTCCTGTCACTTTGTA
- the LOC127906584 gene encoding collagen alpha-2(I) chain-like isoform X13 has protein sequence MQTKWHPIPYFGHYFRSGPIGRWLKVGHYFRSGPIGMWLKVGHYFRSGPIGMWLKVGHYFRSGPIGMWLKVGHYFRSGPIGMWLKVGHYFRSGPIGRWLKVGHYFRSGPIGMWLKVGHYFRSGPIGRWLKVGHYFRSGPIGMWLKVGHYFRSGPIGMWLKVGHYFRSGPIGRWLKVGHYFRSGPIGRWLKVGHYFRSGPIGRWLKVGHYFRSGPIGMWLKVGHYFRSGPIGRWLKVGHYFRSGPIGRWLKVGHYFRSGPIGRWLKVGHYFRSGPIGMWLKVGHYFRSGPIGRWLKVGHYFRSGPIGMWLKVGHYFRSGPIGMWLKVGHYFRSGPIGMWLKVGHYFRSGPIGIWLKVGHEREKGAIWKAGFVSTSCHFVHLGFLGDVLLRLRLSQ, from the exons ATGcagaccaaatggcaccctattccctattttgggcactactttagatcaggacccatagggaggtggttaaaagtagggcactactttagatcaggacccatagggat gtggttaaaagtagggcactactttagatcaggacccatagggat gtggttaaaagtagggcactactttagatcaggacccatagggatgtggttaaaagtagggcactactttagatcaggtcCCATAGGGATgtggttaaaagtagggcactactttagatcaggtcCCATAGGGAGgtggttaaaagtagggcactactttagatcaggacccatagggatgtggttaaaagtagggcactactttagatcaggtcCCATAGGGAGgtggttaaaagtagggcactactttagatcaggtcCCATAGGGATgtggttaaaagtagggcactactttagatcaggtcCCATAGGGATgtggttaaaagtagggcactactttagatcaggacccatagggaggtggttaaaagtagggcactactttagatcaggtcCAATAGGGAGgtggttaaaagtagggcactactttagatcaggtcCAATAGGGAGgtggttaaaagtagggcactactttagatcaggtcCAATAGGGATgtggttaaaagtagggcactactttagatcaggacccatagggaggtggttaaaagtagggcactactttagatcaggtcCAATAGGGAGgtggttaaaagtagggcactactttagatcaggtcCCATAGGGAGgtggttaaaagtagggcactactttagatcaggtcCCATAGGGATgtggttaaaagtagggcactactttagatcaggtcCCATAGGGAGgtggttaaaagtagggcactactttagatcaggtcCCATAGGGATgtggttaaaagtagggcactactttagatcaggtcCAATAGGGATgtggttaaaagtagggcactactttagatcagggcccatagggatgtggttaaaagtagggcactactttagatcaggtcCCATAGGGATatggttaaaagtagggcacgaaagggaaaagggtgccatttggaaagcAGGTTTTGTTTCTACTTCCTGTCACTTTGTA
- the LOC127906584 gene encoding collagen alpha-2(I) chain-like isoform X40, whose amino-acid sequence MQTKWHPIPYFGHYFRSGPIGRWLKVGHYFRSGPIGMWLKVGHYFRSGPIGRWLKVGHYFRSGPIGMWLKVGHYFRSGPIGMWLKVGHYFRSGPIGRWLKVGHYFRSGPIGRWLKVGHYFRSGPIGRWLKVGHYFRSGPIGRWLKVGHYFRSGPIGMWLKVGHYFRSGPIGRWLKVGHYFRSGPIGRWLKVGHYFRSGPIGRWLKVGHYFRSGPIGMWLKVGHYFRSGPIGRWLKVGHYFRSGPIGMWLKVGHYFRSGPIGMWLKVGHYFRSGPIGMWLKVGHYFRSGPIGIWLKVGHEREKGAIWKAGFVSTSCHFVHLGFLGDVLLRLRLSQ is encoded by the exons ATGcagaccaaatggcaccctattccctattttgggcactactttagatcaggacccatagggaggtggttaaaagtagggcactactttagatcaggacccatagggatgtggttaaaagtagggcactactttagatcaggtcCCATAGGGAGgtggttaaaagtagggcactactttagatcaggacccatagggat gtggttaaaagtagggcactactttagatcaggacccatagggatgtggttaaaagtagggcactactttagatcaggtcCCATAGGGAGgtggttaaaagtagggcactactttagatcag gacccatagggaggtggttaaaagtagggcactactttagatcaggtcCAATAGGGAGgtggttaaaagtagggcactactttagatcaggtcCAATAGGGAGgtggttaaaagtagggcactactttagatcaggtcCAATAGGGATgtggttaaaagtagggcactactttagatcaggacccatagggaggtggttaaaagtagggcactactttagatcaggtcCAATAGGGAGgtggttaaaagtagggcactactttagatcaggtcCCATAGGGAGgtggttaaaagtagggcactactttagatcaggtcCCATAGGGATgtggttaaaagtagggcactactttagatcaggtcCCATAGGGAGgtggttaaaagtagggcactactttagatcaggtcCCATAGGGATgtggttaaaagtagggcactactttagatcaggtcCAATAGGGATgtggttaaaagtagggcactactttagatcagggcccatagggatgtggttaaaagtagggcactactttagatcaggtcCCATAGGGATatggttaaaagtagggcacgaaagggaaaagggtgccatttggaaagcAGGTTTTGTTTCTACTTCCTGTCACTTTGTA
- the LOC127906584 gene encoding collagen alpha-2(I) chain-like isoform X32 has protein sequence MQTKWHPIPYFGHYFRSGPIGRWLKVGHYFRSGPIGMWLKVGHYFRSGPIGRWLKVGHYFRSGPIGMWLKVGHYFRSGPIGRWLKVGHYFRSGPIGMWLKVGHYFRSGPIGMWLKVGHYFRSGPIGRWLKVGHYFRSGPIGMWLKVGHYFRSGPIGRWLKVGHYFRSGPIGMWLKVGHYFRSGPIGMWLKVGHYFRSGPIGRWLKVGHYFRSGPIGRWLKVGHYFRSGPIGRWLKVGHYFRSGPIGRWLKVGHYFRSGPIGRWLKVGHYFRSGPIGMWLKVGHYFRSGPIGMWLKVGHYFRSGPIGIWLKVGHEREKGAIWKAGFVSTSCHFVHLGFLGDVLLRLRLSQ, from the exons ATGcagaccaaatggcaccctattccctattttgggcactactttagatcaggacccatagggaggtggttaaaagtagggcactactttagatcaggacccatagggatgtggttaaaagtagggcactactttagatcaggtcCCATAGGGAGgtggttaaaagtagggcactactttagatcaggacccatagggatgtggttaaaagtagggcactactttagatcaggtcCCATAGGGAGgtggttaaaagtagggcactactttagatcaggacccatagggatgtggttaaaagtagggcactactttagatcaggtcCCATAGGGATgtggttaaaagtagggcactactttagatcaggtcCCATAGGGAGgtggttaaaagtagggcactactttagatcaggacccatagggatgtggttaaaagtagggcactactttagatcaggtcCCATAGGGAGgtggttaaaagtagggcactactttagatcaggtcCCATAGGGATgtggttaaaagtagggcactactttagatcaggtcCCATAGGGATgtggttaaaagtagggcactactttagatcaggacccatagggaggtggttaaaagtagggcactactttagatcaggtcCAATAGGGAGgtggttaaaagtagggcactactttagatcaggtcCAATAGGGAGgtggttaaaagtagggcactactttagatcag gacccatagggaggtggttaaaagtagggcactactttagatcag gtcCCATAGGGAGgtggttaaaagtagggcactactttagatcag gtcCAATAGGGATgtggttaaaagtagggcactactttagatcagggcccatagggatgtggttaaaagtagggcactactttagatcaggtcCCATAGGGATatggttaaaagtagggcacgaaagggaaaagggtgccatttggaaagcAGGTTTTGTTTCTACTTCCTGTCACTTTGTA
- the LOC127906584 gene encoding collagen alpha-2(I) chain-like isoform X26, giving the protein MQTKWHPIPYFGHYFRSGPIGRWLKVGHYFRSGPIGMWLKVGHYFRSGPIGRWLKVGHYFRSGPIGMWLKVGHYFRSGPIGRWLKVGHYFRSGPIGMWLKVGHYFRSGPIGMWLKVGHYFRSGPIGRWLKVGHYFRSGPIGMWLKVGHYFRSGPIGRWLKVGHYFRSGPIGMWLKVGHYFRSGPIGMWLKVGHYFRSGPIGRWLKVGHYFRSGPIGRWLKVGHYFRSGPIGRWLKVGHYFRSGPIGRWLKVGHYFRSGPIGRWLKVGHYFRSGPIGMWLKVGHYFRSGPIGMWLKVGHYFRSGPIGMWLKVGHYFRSGPIGIWLKVGHEREKGAIWKAGFVSTSCHFVHLGFLGDVLLRLRLSQ; this is encoded by the exons ATGcagaccaaatggcaccctattccctattttgggcactactttagatcaggacccatagggaggtggttaaaagtagggcactactttagatcaggacccatagggatgtggttaaaagtagggcactactttagatcaggtcCCATAGGGAGgtggttaaaagtagggcactactttagatcaggacccatagggatgtggttaaaagtagggcactactttagatcaggtcCCATAGGGAGgtggttaaaagtagggcactactttagatcaggacccatagggatgtggttaaaagtagggcactactttagatcaggtcCCATAGGGATgtggttaaaagtagggcactactttagatcaggtcCCATAGGGAGgtggttaaaagtagggcactactttagatcaggacccatagggatgtggttaaaagtagggcactactttagatcaggtcCCATAGGGAGgtggttaaaagtagggcactactttagatcaggtcCCATAGGGATgtggttaaaagtagggcactactttagatcaggtcCCATAGGGATgtggttaaaagtagggcactactttagatcaggacccatagggaggtggttaaaagtagggcactactttagatcaggtcCAATAGGGAGgtggttaaaagtagggcactactttagatcaggtcCAATAGGGAGgtggttaaaagtagggcactactttagatcag gacccatagggaggtggttaaaagtagggcactactttagatcag gtcCCATAGGGAGgtggttaaaagtagggcactactttagatcaggtcCCATAGGGATgtggttaaaagtagggcactactttagatcaggtcCAATAGGGATgtggttaaaagtagggcactactttagatcagggcccatagggatgtggttaaaagtagggcactactttagatcaggtcCCATAGGGATatggttaaaagtagggcacgaaagggaaaagggtgccatttggaaagcAGGTTTTGTTTCTACTTCCTGTCACTTTGTA